One genomic segment of Diceros bicornis minor isolate mBicDic1 chromosome 13, mDicBic1.mat.cur, whole genome shotgun sequence includes these proteins:
- the LOC131412893 gene encoding aflatoxin B1 aldehyde reductase member 3-like has translation MSRLLSAPRAASGAPVRPTTVLGAMGMGDSLDAAASAAAVRAFLERGHTEIDTAFIYTGGQSESILGGLGLGLGGGDCRVKIATKANPLGENSLKPESLRFQLETSLKRLQCPRVDLFYLHLPDHNTPVEETLRACHQLHQEGKFVELGLSNYASWEVAEICTLCKSNGWILPTVYQGVYNVVSRQVETELFPCLRHFGLRFYAYSPLAGGLLTGKYKYEDEDKKQPVGRFFGHVWAEFLRNLYWKEHHFKAIALVEKALQAAYGTSAPSMTSAVLRWMYHHSQLQGAHGDAVILGISSLEQLAQNLAAAEEGPLEPAVVRAFDQAWHLVAHKCFNYFR, from the exons ATGTCCCGGCTGCTGTCTGCCCCGCGGGCCGCCTCGGGCGCCCCGGTCCGGCCCACCACCGTGCTGGGCGCCATGGGGATGGGGGACAGCTTGGACGCAGCCGCCAGCGCCGCGGCCGTGCGCGCCTTCCTGGAGCGCGGACACACCGAGATAGACACGGCCTTCATTTACACCGGCGGCCAGTCCGAGAGCATCCTGGGCGGCCTGGGGCTCGGGCTGGGCGGCGGCGACTGCAGAG tgaAAATCGCCACCAAGGCCAATCCATTGGGTGAAAATTCACTGAAGCCTGAGAGTCTCCGGTTCCAGCTGGAGACGTCACTGAAGCGGCTGCAGTGTCCCCGGGTGGACCTCTTCTACCTGCACCTGCCGGACCACAACACCCCCGTGGAGGAGACGCTGCGCGCCTGCCACCAGCTGCACCAGGAG GGCAAGTTTGTGGAGCTGGGCCTCTCCAACTATGCCTCCTGGGAGGTGGCCGAGATCTGTACCCTCTGCAAGAGCAACGGCTGGATCCTGCCCACCGTGTACCAG GGCGTGTACAACGTCGTCTCCCGGCAAGTGGAAACGGAGCTCTTCCCCTGCCTCAGGCACTTTGGATTGAGGTTCTACGCCTACAGCCCTCTGGCTG GGGGCCTGCTGACCGGCAAGTACAAGTATGAGGACGAGGACAAGAAACAGCCTGTGGGCCGCTTCTTTGGGCATGTCTGGGCTGAGTTCCTCAGGAATCT CTACTGGAAGGAGCACCACTTCAAGGCCATCGCCCTGGTGGAGAAGGCCCTGCAGGCTGCCTATGGGACCAGCGCCCCCAGCATGACCTCGGCCGTCCTCAGGTGGATGTACCACCACTCCCAGCTGCAG GGTGCCCACGGGGACGCGGTCATTCTTGGCATATCCAGCCTGGAGCAGCTGGCACAGAACTTGGCAGCGGCTGAGGAAGGGCCCCTGGAGCCGGCCGTCGTGCGGGCCTTTGATCAAGCCTGGCACCTGGTTGCCCACAAATGTTTCAACTACTTCCGCTAG